The region ctacttaaagggtctatccaacaagaagatctaacaattgtaaatatctatgccccgaacgtgggagcagccaattatataaggcaattaataacaaaagcaaagaaacacactgacaacaatacaataatagtgggagactttaacatcccccatccactgagatggacagatcatctgagcaaaagatcaacaaggaaataaagactttaaatgacacactggactaaatggacttcgcagatatattcagaacattccatcccaaagcaaaggaatacacattcttctctagtgctcatggaacattctccagaatagatcacatcctgggtcaccatcaggtctcaaccggtaccaaaagatggggatcgttccgtgcatattttccgaccacaatgctttgaaactagaactcaatcacaagaggaaagtcggaaagaattcaaatacatggaggctaaggagcatcctactaaagaatgaatgggtcaaccaggaaattaaagaatattaaaaaaaatggaatcaaatgaaaataaaaacacaactgttcaaaatctttgggatgcagcaaaggcagtactaagaggaaagtatataccaatacaagcctttctcaagacacacaaaggtctcaaatacacaacctaaccccacacctaaaggagctagagaaaaaacagccaataaagcctaaacccagcaggagaagagaaataataaagatcagagcagaaatcaatgaaatagaaaccaagagaacagtagaacagatcaacgaaactaggagttggttctttggaagaattaacaagattgaaaaacccctggccataattatcaaaaagaaaagagaaaggaccctaatcaacaaaatcatgaatgaaagaggagagatcacaaccaacaccaaagaaatacaaacaattataagaacatgttatgagcaactttatgccagcaaattcgataacctggaagaaatggatcattcctagagatgtatcaactaccaaaattgaaccatgaagaaatagaaaacctgaatagacctataactgctaaggaaattgaagcagtcatccaaaatctcccaacaaacaaaggcccagggccagatggcttcccaggggaattctaccaaacatttccagatgaattaatacctattctcctgaaactgttccaaaaactagaaatggaaggaaaacttccaaactcattttatgaggccgccattaccttggtcccaaaaccagacaaagaccccatcaaaaagaagaattacagaccaatatccttgatgaacatggatgcaaaaattctcaccaaaatactaaccaataggatccaacagtacattaaaaggattattcaccacgaccaagtgggatttatccctgggctgcaaggctggttcaacatccgcaaatcaatcaacgtgatacaatacattaacaaaagaaagaacaagaatcatatgatcctctcaatagatgcagaaaaagcatttgacaaagtacagcatcctttcttgatcaaaactcttcagagtatagggatagaaggtacatacctcaatatcataaaagccatctatgaaaaacctacagtgaatatcattctcaatggggataaactgagagcttttcccctaaggtcaggaacgtgaaagggatgtccactctcaccactgctatttaacatagtattagaagtcctagccacagcaatgagacaacaaaaagaaatcaaaggcatccaaatcggtaaagagggagtcaaactctcactctttgcagatgatatgatactttatgtggaaaacccaaaagactccaccccaaaactgttagaatttgTACAGTAATTCTGTAAAGTgacaggctataaaatcaatgcacagaattcattggcattcctatacaccaacaacaagacagaagagagacaaattaaggagtcgatcccatttacaattgctcccaaaaccataagatacctaggaataaatctaacgaaagaggcaaaggatctgtactcagaaaactataaaatactcaggaaagaaattgaagaagacacaaagaaatggaaaaacgttccatgctcatggagtgggagaaccaacattgtgaagatgtcaatgctacctagagcaatctacacattcaatgcaatccccatcaaaataccatccactcttttcaaagaaatggaacaaataatcctaaaatttgtatggaagcagaagagacaccgaatagccagaggaatcttgaaaaagaaaagcaaaactggcggcatcacaattccggacttccagctctattacaaagctgtcatcaagacagtatggtactggcacaaaaacagacacatagatcaatggaacagaatagagagtccagaaatggaccctcaactctatggtcaactactctttgacaaagcaggaaaaaatgtccaatggaaaaaagacagtctcttcaacaaatggtgttgggaaaattggacagccacatgcagaagaatgaaactggaccatttccatacaccacacataaaaatagactccaaatggttgaaagacctaaacgtgagacaggagtccatcaaaatcctaaaggagaacacaggtagcaacgtcctcaacctcagccgcagcaacttcttcctagaaacatcaccaaaggcaagtgaagctagggcaaaaatgaactattgggatttcatcaagataaaaaccttttgcacagcaaaagaaacagtccacaacatcaaaagacaacccacagaatgggagaaaatatttgcaaatgactattacataaagggctagtatccaaattctataaggaacttatcaaactcaacactcaaagaacaaataacccaatcaagaaatgggcagaagacatgaacagacatttttccaaagaagacatccagatgtccaatagacacatgaaaaagtgttcaacatcactcagcatcagggaaatccaaatcaaaacctccatgagaaaccacctcacaccagtcagaatggctaaaattaacaagtcaggaaacgacagatgttggcgggatgcggagaaaggggaaccctcctacactgttggtgggaatgcaagctggtgcaacccctctggaaaacagtatggaggttcctcaaacagttgaaaatagagctaccatacaatccagcaattacactactgggtatttaccacaaagatacaaatgtagggatccgaaggggtatgtgcaccccgatgattatagcagcaatgtgcacaatagccaaactgtggaaagagccaagatgtccattgacagatgaacggataaagaagaagtggtatataaacacaatggaatattatacagccatgaaaggaatgagatcttgccatttgcaatgacatggatggaactggagggtgttatgctaagtgaaataagtcaatcagagaaagacatgtatcatatgacctcactgatatgaggaagtcttatactcaggaaacaaactgagggttttggaatggtggggtgtgggaaggatggggtggctgggtgatagacactggggagggtatgtgctatgataagcgctgtgaattgtgcaaggcagTTGATATCACcgatatgtacctctgaaacaaataatgcaatatatgttaagaaaaaaaaaagatagcaggagggaagaatgaaggggggtaaatcggagggtgAACACAGTCAAGGAGAGATGAtcgactctgaaaaataaactgggggttctagaggggaatggggtgcggggatgggttaacctggtgatgggttttaaagagggcacgttctgcatggagcactggctgttatgcacaaacaatgaatcatggaacactacatcaaaaactaatgatgtaatgtatggtgattgacataacaataaaaaattttaaagaaaaaaaaatgtacactcCTAAATTATACATACAACTTGCACTATATACTCTTCACCTTTGTACAGGTCCTTTAATTCTCCAAAGTGTACCCTTTACATATACAAGTTATTGTGTATAATTTTACACCAATGATTTATTCTgtggaaaaaaatctaatggtGCATGGCTACGGGTAGGATCTAGAGCACAGGGAGCTGAGTCTCACTTAAGAAGGGTGTGAGATAGCACTTCCAACGGGGAAGAAAGCCAAGTGTTAATATGGATATACgaacaatggaattaaatttaagTAATTCACATGATAACCCAATTTATTCTGTGAATAGATTAACCTACATATGGAAATGTAGTAATAAGAGCCCATGAATTGGCTGAGACAGAAGAGCACACAACCACACACAACACCATGGATGAGAGTTTGAAACACCATGTAGAGATTCACACCTGATTCCAGATCCATGAGGAGCCAGCAGAGTTCAGAAACACTCCCTAGCATATAATTCCATTTGATTTTAAAGGTATTATGATATCCCATTTGACAAGGACAGCCTGTTATACAGCAATAGCTGACTGACACAATAATCCAAGCGAACAGACATGAGGCAATTAGCGTGCACTGTTTTTTGTCTGTGGCATACGATCTGACATTAAGGAGAGCAATTAGTCATTCTGTTATTCAAGTTTCCTTCCAATGACTTTATGAGCAGTGACTGGGTGTGGGCCACCTTCCAGGTAACTGGGAATATTTGAAGGACATGCTTGTTGTGTAGAACTGCTGACCCTGAACCACAGGACCAGAAGGACATCCAGCTCTTGTGTGAAGCATCCTCTGGTCATGCAAGTGGATGGGATTTCTGAGCAGGAAGGAGATACGAAATGGATGATACCGATGCTGTTCCTTCACCgcattttaggaaaattttaggaaaagGGAGTTATTTCATCGAAAAATAAGAGAGTCATATTAGCAGGTAGCATTAGAAGTTTTCAAGtggaaataggaaaacaaatcTGTGATAAAACAGGTGCACTAAGCAATCCGTCACCTCAATGAATAAACCCCCTCAGTTGTGGACACCAAACATCTCTGCTTCAATAAATAGATGCACagcatacaaaataaatattttgattattaacAAAATGGTTGGTTTGAAATGTTCCACGCTtgtagttcttatttttttattttttaattccggTATAATTAACGTACatagtaatattagtttcatgtgtacaatatagtgattcagcaattctatacattactcagtgttcataacaataagtgtattctttttttattttttattgttatgttaatcaccatatattacatattttgttttggtgtactgttccatgattcattgtttgttcataacacccagtgctccatgcagaatgtgctctcctcaatacccatcaccaggctaacccatccccccaccctcctcccctccagaaacctcagtttgtttttcagagtccatcatctctcctggttcgtctccccctctgacttactccccttcattcttcctctcctgccatcttcttctttttcttttttcttaaaatatgttgcgttatttgtttcagaagtacagatctgtgattcaacagtcttacacaattcacagcgctcaccgtagcacatatcttccccaatgtctatcacccagccaccccttccctcccacccccgaccactccagcaaccctcagtttgttcctgagattaagaattcctcatatcagtgaggtcatatgatacatgtctttctctgattgacttatttcactcagcataacaccctccagttccacccacgtcgttgcaaatgacaatgAGTGTATTCTTACTCCTCATCACATATTTCATCCaacctccacccacctcccctctggcaaccaccacttttTTCCCAATATTGAAGAGtctagatttttgtttgtctctttttttcattgtttgttttgtgtcctaaattccacatatgggtgaaatcatatggtatcagtctttctttgactgactgaTTTCCCTTATTATTATACCCTCTAAGTCCGTCTGTGTTGTAGATGGCTACATtgaataaaaagcttctgcacagcaaaggaaacagtcaacaaaacaaaaagacaactactGAGTGgtaaaagatatttgcaaatgatctatccaataagggattaatatccaaactatataaaaaagtataccaaaaaaattaatggtaattcaattaaaaatgacaagaaacatgagtagacatttctccaaagaagacatccagatgatcaacagacccatgaaaagatggtcaatgGCACTCATGagcagggaaacacaaatcaaaatcacaatgagatatcaactgatacctgtcagaatggataaaattaaccaCAGAGGAAACAActgatgttggcaaagatgtggagaaaggggaaccctcttgcacagttggtgggaatgcaaactggtgcagccacttgggaCACAGAGTGGAGGGgctcaaacaattgaaaatagaactcccCTATGATCCATGGATCCCACTACTtggatttacccaaagaaaattcaTCCTCATACTTGTGGtcatcagagaaattaagaaaatatcagGTCAatctatttattcaaattttcttcccATGTAGACTTCCACCGGAGATATATTTTACTCATCAGTGTTTAATAGTGACTATGGTAGGCATTCTGGAATATAATAGAATAAATAGttgaataatagaataaaataaggaaactagTTTTAAAGCATAGGAACATGTTTGTAGAGAAAGTCCCTGACTTTAAGCTTTTGATTTCCGAAGCTTCCATTTCAGAGACAACCATGCTGAATAAACACATTGTCAGGTGTGTGACACTATTACCAGATAAGCACTCAGGCTGCCCCAGCCATGAAGAACCTCCTCAGAAAGCCCTGGGTAAACTGGATACTGACACATGAGTGACCATGCCTTCCCTTTCCTGGTCAGAATTTCACTCTTATGTTTTAAACTAGTCGATATAGAGTGAACCTAGGAACCCCTAGCCACTCTGTCCATGGATCCCAATAATGGGCCCCCTAGACCTTTTGGTTATCTCTACAAGAACCTTTGGTAATAAACCTCATCTTGTTAGAGTTCtctgatgagtgatgctgagctgTGTCTTGCATTCACAATAAGAACCCAAGGGCAGGTGCAGCCACAGCAGAAGCTCTGGTGAGGGAAGCATCTGTGGGAATGTCCACAAGCACAGGGGTGCAGGGGAGTGTCCAGGCTTTCCTAGTCAGAGCATCCCTGTCAGGAACCTGAGACCTAAACAGAACAAGATTAGAGACCACATTATTAGGAAGAGGAGTGAAGGTGTGATGTAAAAAGACTGACAGTCTCAAGGTAAAAACTGCTGTTTTGTATTCTCCTCTACAGTAAAGTTATGTGAAGGGCTCTTGGCCAAGTGTAGTTTCTTCCATATGAAGAATAcaaccataattattttttaggaaTTCTAGAGAAAATTTACTTGGCACAATATTAAgtggtttaaaaagaaattatttttaagaaatccaacTTGCCCCATGTAAGATGTAGAAATTTCCAGGGACCTGTGATCCAAGGCTTGGGAAAACAATGGGGACATATGTAAATCTAGAGAGGGGAACACTGTCTGTGAATCAGACAGAGCAGAAGCTTAATAAAGTGAGTTAAGCAAATGCATGGAGAAGTTGAATTCAAACGAACGgaaattccagaaaatatatACAAGGAGCAGATTCTATTTCCACAGATTGATCAAAGAATAGCAGTTCCTGGCTCTGAGTCTGTGAGCCCTTCAAACATGGGCACTTCTTCAGGCCCAGGACGATGGCCCCTTACATCACTGGAACCCCAGTGATTCTTTTCAGAGCCCTCTTTATGTCTCTGTTCCTCAGGCTGTAGATGAAGGGGTTCAGCATGGGCGTCACCACCGTGTACAGCACCGAGGCTACTGCACTTGAgtgggagctctggggagcagcagagctaaGGTACACTCCTAGGCTGGTACAAAAAAATAAGGAGACAACGGAGAGGTGAGATGCACAGGTGGAAAATGCTTTATACTTGCCCTGAGCTGAGGATATCCTACGTATGGAGGGAAAAATCTTCGAGTAGGAATAAAGGATTCCAGCCAGGGGAGCACCACCAAGCAACATAATTCCGGAATTCATCACCATGTCATTAAGGAAGGTGTCAGAACAGGCCTGCCCAACTACTTGATTGAGTTCACAGAAAAAATGGGGGATTTCCACCTTTGTACGGAAGGACAGCCGCAACACCATTAAACTCTGTAACAAAGAATTGAGAACACTGATGACCCAGGACACCAGAACCAGCAGTCCACAAAACCGGGGGTTCATGATGACTGTGTAGTGCAGGGGGTGACAGATGGCCACGaagcggtcataggccatcacagCCAGGAGAAAGTCATCCCAGGCTCCAAAgattaagaaaaagtaaatctGTGTGAGGCAGCCGGCATAGGTGATGACTTGGCTCTGAGTCTGGATGTTCCACAGCAtcttggggatggtggtggaggtgaagcAGATGTCTACAAAGGACAGGCTGgcgaggaagaagtacatgggggtgtggagatgGGAGTCTGAGCTGACggccaggatgatgagcaggtTCCCCAGCACAGTGATTAGGTACATGCAGAGGAAAAGCCCAAATATGATGGGCTGTAATTCTGGTTCCTCTGataatcccagaagaagaaactcTGAAATTCCTGTGTCATTGTCTGCTTCCATGTGGTGGTGGTgactacaaggaaagaaaaaaaaagcataaaagtgttgaattttatgggcttcatttatttatttattacatttttcttttttttagtttttctttaaatgtcagttagtggggcgcttgggtggttcagtcgtcaagcgtctgccttccactcaggtcatgatcccagggtcctgggatccagccccacatcaagctccctgctcggtgggaagcctgcttctccctctcccattccccctgcttgtgttccctctctcgctgtgtctctctctgtcaaataaataaataaaatcttcaaaaaaaaaggaggttCATCAAATGCAGGAAAGAAATGGACATGAGAGGTCACAGAGATCTAATAACCGCAAGGGATTCCTGAGACACTGTGATGAGCAGAAAGCTTCCCCAGTTCTGGCAGCCTTCCAGCCCCTGCCACATGCCCTTGCTGCCCAGAATAattaacaaagcagaaaaataacagTGTATCTAAACAAGAAAAGAGTGGTCTTTTCATGATGTCAGACATTTTACTGATTGAATATCCCTctagaaaaatgtgcaaagggaATAAACCTGCAATTTACAACAGAAAATACACACTGTAGTACACAATGTAGGACATTAGAAggggatttttaaagatgaaataacaAAGGACTTTTCTGAATGATTTTAAGTGCCAAATTTTTGAATCAGAAAACCAGGTTTTGAACATCAGATCTACCACATATACAATGTTGGAACTTGGGAGAGACAATCAATCCATTCCAAATGGGAATATCCTCACTCAGAGAGTGGGGACAGCAGTACCCATCCTCCTAGGGTGGATACAGCATTGGTCACCACATGTAGGAAGCTTATAGCACTGTTCCTTCCTGTGAGTAAATGAGTTATTTTCACCATCGAACAGATTTGGGTGCgttttctctgcttttcacaAATGCCTCCATCGTTTACACACTTTTTGGTCATGAAGTATTACAAGAAAAGCTAGTTAGCATACCCCTTGTTGCATATGAAATACACTTTCCCATGTGAATACTCAGTGTGAGAGAAGGTTCTGAGAAATGTGTATCTCAGGAACTGCTGTCGCAAGAGAATAGTTACCTGCATGGATCTGGGTCTTTCTATAAATACAGAACATGTACAAAACCACATTGTAAACTGTCAAATACTCTGATTTCCTACTCCCCTTAGCTGCAAAACTCCTTGGACATGTCTAATTTCACTGGAATCACTTTAGGTTCCCATTCCTTCCCCTGTCTCATCCAAGTGGACTTCCATTCCAACCCATGTATCGTCAACAACGATGCCTgtattgctgggtcctatggacACTTCTCTTTTGAACACACTAcgtaaattaattataaatgagtGTACCTAGACTCAGGTGACCTCAGGTCAAAGTTCGCAGCTtccattctctctgctcctttccttAAGTACCTGCTGAGCTCTCAGGCTCACCTGGTTGGGGTCTCTAAGATGAAAGTCTCCATGTGGAGGTCTGAATTCCTCCCCGGATGGTTGATGCTCGAGACCGCAGCTCTGTTCCCAGACAGGacagcaggaagcagagaggCATGGGTCCCCCAGCCAGACTTAGGAACCCAGAAATAACAACCATGTTGTGGCCAATCCAAGGTTTCACATGCTGAAGCTCTGCAGCAGAGGAGATATTTACAGCTCTGTGTCTGCTCATTAGGCACTGTTTCCATTGTTACTCCCACCTCAGAGCACTGCATTCCCAGTGGACAACTGGTCTGGACAGAAAGGCAACTTTTCCTGCTGATATTTTGGTCCTGGGAGGCCAGATTAGAAGTCAggtgaatccattttttttttaatcctctttctcATGAATTTACCTGCCTTCCAGAGTTCTAACCTCCTTGACTTTACCTTAACTTTGAGATGATACTGAATTTCTTTTGTTGATAGTTTACTTTAACATTACAGCTTTAGGGTGATTTTAGTAAATAAGCCATGTGATCTTCTTCCTGTGTGGTTTGGAGAGAAAAGACTCAGTACTCACCCTAGAGGTGAGATCAATTGTGTTTGATTCTCCAAAGAAAGGCCTCTGAGTTGACATCAAATATACCTAGGAAAAATAGTATAGTAGGCAGGATAATGTCCCCCGAATATTTCCACATCTTAATCTACAGAATCTTTGGATATGTCTTGTGTCATGGCAAGGGAGAATTAAGGTTGCAAATGGGATTAACATTGCTAGTCAGCTGGCCCAGGATAAAGTTATTCTGATTATCCAGCTGGGCTCAATAGATGACAAGTGTCCTCCAGTTGTGGAAGGGGGAGGCAGCAGTCTTGGAGTCAGAGAGAGATTTCGAGATGCTATTTTGTTGGCTTTCAAGGTAAAGGGAAGGGACATAAACCAGGGAGTACAGGTGGCCCTAAAGCTGAAATAGGCAAGAAAACCTATTCTCCCCAGACCTCCACAATGAACTCTTCTCTGCAGACAGAGTGATTTTAGCTCAGGGGGAACTATTTCAGTCTTCTGACTTCCAGTactatcagaaaataaattgatttgtTTTAAGGGAGCAGCATGGTCATTTCTACaaccacaatgaaaaaataatccaGACATTTATCCAATAACACTTTGTTCAAGGGAAGTGAATGCAGCcttggattttattcatttacattctCTTGGATAAGGATATACCGTGTTGGTGCCCTACTTCAAGTAGACAAAGGAGTCTGAAGTCACTTTGGAGTTGTTCAGCCCCACGAGCTGGTACAGAAGATCTCCCATGCCATGAGCCATGCTGACTTGCAGGTACTATCATAGAAAAACTGAATCCTTAATGCGATTTGTTCTATCTTAAATCTTTGTGTCCAAATTTTACATAGTTTAACTTTCACGCTAatctaaatattcattcttttcattcttatccTCTCCCACTTTCTGTCAAGTTTATTGTGACAAGAAAGATCACCTAATAatgattctgtgtgtgtgcacatgagcacCCAGGTTTACTTCAAAGAAAAGTGTGaataaacacacgcacacacaaatatCATACCCCTCACCTTTGAACATTTTGTTAGGATCTACAAAGTATGCCCACAGCTTTGTTTATTAGCCACAATATCACtctgaaattgattttattatccccatgttatctgcaaaaataagaaaactgaggctcaagctgagagctttccccctaaggtcaggaacacggcagggatgtccactatcaccactgctattcaacatattattagaagtcctagccacagcaatgacacaacaaaaagaaatcaaagacatcaaattggcaaagaggaagtcaaactctcactctttgcagatgatatgatactttatgtggaaaacccaaaagactccaccccaaaactgctagaactcatacaagaattcagtaaactggcaggatataaaatcaatgcacagaaatcagtggcattcgtatacaccaacaacaagacagaagagagacaaatcaaggagtcgatcccatttacaattgcccccaaaaccataagatacctaggaataaatctaaccaaagaggcaaaggatctgtactcagaaaactataaaatactcatgaaagaaattgaggaagacacaaagaaatggaaaaacgttccatgctcatagattggaagaacaaacattgtgaagatgtcaacgctacctagaacaatctacacattcaatgcaatccccatcaaaataccaaccacttttttcaaagaaatggaacaaataatctaaaatttgtatggaagcagaagagactccgaatagccagaggaatgttgaaaaagaaaagcaaagctggcggcatcacaattcccgacttccGACgctatttcaaagctgtcatcatcaagacagtatggtactggcacaaaaacagacacaaaaatcaatggagcagaatcgagagcccagaaatggaacctcagctctatggtcaactaccctttgacaaagcaggaaagaatgtctaatggaaaaaagtctcttcaacaaatggtgttgggaaaattggacagccacatgcagaaaaatgaaactggaccatttccttacaccacacacaaaaatagactccaaattagGTTGAAacacctaaacgtgagacaggcgtccatccaaatcctaaaggagaacacaagcagcaacctcttccacctcaaccgcagcaacttcttcctagaaacatagccaaaggcaagggaagctagggcaaaaatgaactattggtatttcatcaagataaaaagcttttgcacagcaaaagaaaccgtccacaataccaaaagacaacccacagaatgggagaaaatatttgcaaatgacatatcagataaagggctagtatccaaaatctataaagaacttaccaaactcaacacccaaagaacaaataatccaatcaagaaatgagcagaagacatgaacagacatttttccaaagaagacatccaaatggccaacagacacatgaaaaaatgctcaacatcgctcggcatcagggaaatccaaatccaaacctcaatgagataccacctcacacaagtcagaatggctaaaattaacaagtcaggaaacgacaggtgttggcggggatgtggagaaaggggcaccctcctacactgttggtgggaatgcaagctggtgcaaccactctggaaaacagtatggaggttcctcaaacagttgaaaatagagctaccatacattccagcaattgcactactgggtatttatctcaaatataaaaatgtagggatccgaagaggtatgtgcaccccaatgtttatagcagtaatgtccacaatagccaaactgtggaaagagccaagatgtccatcgacagatgaatggataaagaagaagtggtatatatacacaacgg is a window of Zalophus californianus isolate mZalCal1 chromosome 1, mZalCal1.pri.v2, whole genome shotgun sequence DNA encoding:
- the LOC118356368 gene encoding olfactory receptor 7A17-like, encoding MEADNDTGISEFLLLGLSEEPELQPIIFGLFLCMYLITVLGNLLIILAVSSDSHLHTPMYFFLASLSFVDICFTSTTIPKMLWNIQTQSQVITYAGCLTQIYFFLIFGAWDDFLLAVMAYDRFVAICHPLHYTVIMNPRFCGLLVLVSWVISVLNSLLQSLMVLRLSFRTKVEIPHFFCELNQVVGQACSDTFLNDMVMNSGIMLLGGAPLAGILYSYSKIFPSIRRISSAQGKYKAFSTCASHLSVVSLFFCTSLGVYLSSAAPQSSHSSAVASVLYTVVTPMLNPFIYSLRNRDIKRALKRITGVPVM